The following proteins come from a genomic window of Meleagris gallopavo isolate NT-WF06-2002-E0010 breed Aviagen turkey brand Nicholas breeding stock chromosome Z, Turkey_5.1, whole genome shotgun sequence:
- the LOC100542770 gene encoding olfactory receptor 14A16-like, whose translation MSYTPFLQTLHPLLHISNGGQQDSYAGCAAQTFLFVFLISAEYSILTIMSYDRYVAICKPLHYGTLMDSRACATMAAAAWATGALNAVLHTANTFSQPLCHGNAVDQFFCEIPQILKLSCSKSYLREFGLIVLSALVFFGCFAFILFSYVQIFRAVLRMPSEQGRHKAFSTCLPHLAVVALFLSTVVFAHLKPFSISSPFLDLMVAILYSVVPPTLNPMIYSMRNKEIKHALSQVLQHAISQLQECARLPHIVPVNVLYILCMYDFLSLCVSAIQ comes from the exons ATGTCCTACACCCCT tttctccaaacccttcaccctttGCTCCACATCTCCAATGGGGGACAGCAGGactcctatgcaggatgtgctgcCCAGACCttcctgtttgtctttctgataTCAGCAGAATATtccattctcaccatcatgtcctatgaccgctacgttgccatctgcaagcccctgcactacgggaccttgatggacagcagagcttgtgccaccatggcagcagctgcctgggccactggggCTCTCAATGCTGTATTAcacactgccaacacattttcacagcctctctgccacggcaatgctgtggatcagttcttctgtgaaatccctcagatcctcaagctctcATGCTCAAAATCCTATCTCAGGGAATTTGGACTGATTGTGCTTAGTGCACTTGTGTTTTTTGggtgttttgctttcattctgttctcttatgtgcagatcttcagggccgtgctgaggatgccctctgagcagggacggcacaaagccttctccacctgcctccctcacctggccgtGGTCGCcttgtttctcagcactgtggTGTTTGCCCACCTGAAGcccttctccatttcctcccCATTCCTGGATCTGATGGTGGCAATTCTCTACTCGGTCGTTCCTCCAACACTGAACCCTATGATCTACAGCATGAGAAACAAGGAGATCAAGCATGCCCTCAGCCAAGTGTTGCAGCATGCAATATCCCAGCTGCAAGAATGTGCACGACTTCCTCACATTGTTCCTGTGAAcgttctttatattttatgtatgtatgacTTTTTGTCTCTTTGTGTAAGTGCAATACAATAA